A single Antechinus flavipes isolate AdamAnt ecotype Samford, QLD, Australia chromosome 5, AdamAnt_v2, whole genome shotgun sequence DNA region contains:
- the CD27 gene encoding CD27 antigen isoform X2 → MTENLRMGNKAPGTSWWLWVLGTLVGLSPGVISKRHCPQGQYQVEQGSWCCRLCNPGTFLVGDCDGDGKDPHCKSCIPGLSFTPDHHAQRQCESCRICNNGFSIQKCNITTNTECACPEGQQCRDKECTNCDPQPTSLLSSSQYPVRSLHPHPATMPQHPINTHSAYYSETAGTSATRRAQNPPPTAPSNHVSIYILLLLCGLILTMLIHGTWLILKQRNCYLKKEQDKQQPVKLCPTRSGVEPGPCCPRQEEGSTVPIQEDYRKPETTFFP, encoded by the exons ATGACAGAGAATCTGAGAATGGGAAACAAGGCTCCGGGAACTTCTTGGTGGCTGTGGGTACTGGGGACCCTGGTAGGACTTTCACCAGGGGTAATATCCAAGCGTCATTGCCCACAAGGACAGTACCAGGTGGAGCAAGGATCATGGTGCTGCCGACTATGTAATCCAG GCACATTCCTAGTCGGGGACTGTGATGGTGATGGGAAGGATCCTCACTGTAAATCCTGTATTCCTGGATTGTCCTTCACCCCAGACCACCATGCCCAGCGCCAATGTGAGAGCTGTCGAATCTGTAATAATG GATTCTCAATTCAGAAATGCAACATCACTACCAATACAGAGTGTGCCTGCCCTGAGGGGCAACAGTGTCGAGATAAAGAATGCACCAACTGTGACCCCCAACCTACATCCCTGCTGAGCTCGTCCCAGTATCCCGTCAGAAGTCTACATCCACATCCTGCAACCATGCCCCAACACCCCATCAACACCCACTCAGCTTACTACTCTG AGACGGCTGGCACTAGTGCCACAAGACGTGCCCAAAACCCAC CTCCAACAGCCCCGTCCAACCATGTCAGCATctacatcctcctcctcctctgtggATTGATTCTGACCATGCTCATTCATGGGACTTGGCTCATCCTAAAACAAAGAAACTGCTACCTCAAAAAGGAACAAG ACAAGCAGCAGCCAGTCAAGCTCTGCCCAACAAGATCCGGGGTAGAGCCAGGCCCCTGCTGTCCGAGGCAGGAAGAAGGGAGCACCGTGCCCATTCAAGAAGATTACCGAAAGCCTGAGACTACCTTTTTCCCCTAA
- the CD27 gene encoding CD27 antigen isoform X1, with product MTENLRMGNKAPGTSWWLWVLGTLVGLSPGVISKRHCPQGQYQVEQGSWCCRLCNPGTFLVGDCDGDGKDPHCKSCIPGLSFTPDHHAQRQCESCRICNNGFSIQKCNITTNTECACPEGQQCRDKECTNCDPQPTSLLSSSQYPVRSLHPHPATMPQHPINTHSAYYSETAGTSATRRAQNPPPTAPSNHVSIYILLLLCGLILTMLIHGTWLILKQRNCYLKKEQGTSWIPFPLSCSFSCLISTSMTLHPPCPFLPLKPHCHLLGPSLYYCSFSSPTWA from the exons ATGACAGAGAATCTGAGAATGGGAAACAAGGCTCCGGGAACTTCTTGGTGGCTGTGGGTACTGGGGACCCTGGTAGGACTTTCACCAGGGGTAATATCCAAGCGTCATTGCCCACAAGGACAGTACCAGGTGGAGCAAGGATCATGGTGCTGCCGACTATGTAATCCAG GCACATTCCTAGTCGGGGACTGTGATGGTGATGGGAAGGATCCTCACTGTAAATCCTGTATTCCTGGATTGTCCTTCACCCCAGACCACCATGCCCAGCGCCAATGTGAGAGCTGTCGAATCTGTAATAATG GATTCTCAATTCAGAAATGCAACATCACTACCAATACAGAGTGTGCCTGCCCTGAGGGGCAACAGTGTCGAGATAAAGAATGCACCAACTGTGACCCCCAACCTACATCCCTGCTGAGCTCGTCCCAGTATCCCGTCAGAAGTCTACATCCACATCCTGCAACCATGCCCCAACACCCCATCAACACCCACTCAGCTTACTACTCTG AGACGGCTGGCACTAGTGCCACAAGACGTGCCCAAAACCCAC CTCCAACAGCCCCGTCCAACCATGTCAGCATctacatcctcctcctcctctgtggATTGATTCTGACCATGCTCATTCATGGGACTTGGCTCATCCTAAAACAAAGAAACTGCTACCTCAAAAAGGAACAAGGTACCTCATGGATACCATTCCCTCTCTCCTGCTCCTTTTCCTGCCTCATTTCTACCTCAATGACACTTCATCCTCCATGTCCTTTCCTTCCACTCAAACCCCACTGCCATCTTCTTGGGCCTTCACTCTACTattgttccttttcttctcctacttGGGCGTAA